One Pomacea canaliculata isolate SZHN2017 linkage group LG9, ASM307304v1, whole genome shotgun sequence DNA segment encodes these proteins:
- the LOC112572244 gene encoding histone deacetylase 10-like encodes MHSKKQVQLTVGGMAEHGCSEVDTSPKTGFVYDGRLTSHFCAWNKDFTERPERIEGCYFRIQELGLVSRCRHVPVRPASDEEVRLCHTDKHIELLKKTKTMTSEELSHMSQSYDYIYFHKNVDENARLAVGGAIDLMDQIMSGKGC; translated from the exons ATGCATAGTAAAAAACAGGTCCAATTAACAG TGGGTGGTATGGCTGAACATGGATGTTCAGAAGTGGATACCAG CCCCAAAACTGGATTTGTTTATGACGGTCGCCTTACATCACATTTCTGTGCCTGGAATAAAGACTTCACTGAACGACCAGAACGCATCGAAGGCTGTTATTTTCGTATTCAAGAACTGGGACTGGTCAGTCGCTGCAGACATGTGCCT GTGAGGCCAGCCAGTGATGAAGAAGTGCGGCTGTGTCATACAGATAAGCATATAGAATTACTGAAGAAGACTAAGACAATGACCTCAGAAGAGCTGAGCCATATGTCCCAGTCCTATGACTATATCTACTTCCACAAA AATGTGGATGAAAATGCACGCCTTGCTGTCGGAGGGGCAATTGATCTCATGGACCAGATTATGAGTGGCAAG GGCTGTTAG